From a single Candidatus Delongbacteria bacterium genomic region:
- a CDS encoding GWxTD domain-containing protein, which produces MSRMSASCLVLLLWFGARAMAIGNTPALSVDASLFRADASAESGWVLDVMLLVDRASLDWNSDEQGLFARSMLRVYLQRQLDTVADTTIVLDDACDPGTLLAGQKLPLLVRLPVSGGALRIRVELENQGGGKATRDRRITVPEPVADGAGQDSARVAGVPRPPMLSGMRLSVIPPEPADDGPFLHRGWRCVPYADLLYDARLSVVHGLIELYDLPGDGTVYSLRLLDENQFMVRELEHEANLPTGSQLRPIAVPVSDLPSGAWLLEARLESPGGAVLAATRKSFWMLNPDAAPLPGRITENEFENMPVGELLEFWERSSLLADAREQIEWENSDLVERRTFLKEFWDRRDSDPRTRQNEALIQFRERLALADTRWTSSRAPGWKTDRGRVLVRQGVPREIDTNQAGIRFERLLSMGVDASDLLRNFSADPFSDPAPGESEAALGRLAPFEIWYYPDMQGGVVFIFVDDVGYGEYQLVHSTLAGEYFDPNWTRRLKNNSFLERGR; this is translated from the coding sequence GTGAGCCGTATGTCCGCATCGTGTCTGGTCCTGCTGCTCTGGTTCGGCGCAAGGGCCATGGCCATTGGCAACACGCCCGCGCTGAGCGTGGACGCCAGCCTGTTCCGGGCCGATGCCTCAGCCGAATCCGGTTGGGTGCTGGATGTGATGCTGCTGGTCGATCGCGCGTCCCTCGACTGGAACTCCGATGAGCAGGGCCTGTTCGCGCGCAGCATGTTGCGGGTCTACCTCCAGCGTCAGCTGGACACGGTCGCCGACACGACCATCGTGCTCGATGATGCCTGCGATCCCGGCACGCTGCTGGCGGGCCAGAAGCTGCCACTGCTGGTGCGGCTGCCCGTGAGCGGCGGAGCCTTGCGCATCCGGGTGGAACTGGAGAACCAAGGCGGTGGCAAGGCCACGCGCGACCGGCGGATCACCGTGCCGGAACCGGTGGCCGATGGTGCCGGCCAGGATTCCGCGCGCGTTGCCGGAGTGCCACGTCCGCCGATGTTGTCGGGCATGCGGTTGTCGGTGATCCCGCCCGAACCCGCGGACGACGGGCCATTCCTGCATCGTGGCTGGCGCTGCGTGCCCTACGCCGACCTGCTGTATGACGCACGTCTCTCGGTGGTTCACGGTCTGATCGAATTGTATGATCTGCCCGGGGACGGCACCGTCTACAGCCTGCGCCTGCTGGACGAGAACCAGTTCATGGTGCGCGAGCTGGAACACGAGGCCAACCTGCCCACGGGCAGCCAGTTGCGCCCGATCGCGGTGCCAGTGTCCGATCTGCCCTCGGGAGCCTGGCTGCTGGAGGCCCGCCTGGAATCCCCCGGGGGAGCCGTGCTGGCCGCAACGCGCAAGTCCTTCTGGATGCTCAATCCCGACGCCGCACCTCTGCCCGGACGGATCACGGAGAACGAATTCGAGAACATGCCGGTGGGAGAACTGCTGGAATTCTGGGAGCGCAGCAGCCTGCTGGCCGACGCGCGCGAACAGATCGAATGGGAGAATTCGGACCTGGTGGAACGCCGGACCTTCCTCAAGGAATTCTGGGATCGGCGTGATTCGGACCCGCGCACGCGCCAAAACGAGGCCCTGATCCAGTTCCGCGAGCGTCTGGCGCTGGCCGACACACGCTGGACCAGCAGCCGTGCACCCGGCTGGAAGACCGACCGCGGCCGGGTGCTGGTGCGCCAGGGGGTACCCCGCGAAATCGATACCAATCAGGCGGGCATCCGCTTCGAGCGCCTGCTTTCAATGGGCGTGGACGCTTCGGATCTGCTGCGCAATTTCTCCGCCGATCCCTTCAGCGATCCGGCACCCGGAGAATCGGAAGCGGCCCTGGGGCGGCTGGCACCCTTCGAGATCTGGTACTACCCGGACATGCAGGGGGGGGTGGTCTTCATTTTCGTCGACGACGTCGGTTATGGGGAGTACCAGCTGGTCCATTCGACGCTTGCCGGCGAGTACTTCGATCCCAACTGGACCCGCCGGCTGAAGAACAACAGTTTCCTGGAAAGGGGGCGTTGA
- the smc gene encoding chromosome segregation protein SMC: protein MYLSRLELLGFKSFAQKTIVDFNNGVTCVVGPNGCGKTNILDSIRWVLGEQKSSTLRSDKMENVIFNGSRNRKAMGMAEVSLTIENSRNILPMEYNEITLTRRLYRSGESEYLINRVPCRLKDITDLFMDTGMGPNSYSVIELKMVEELLSEKPDERRYLFEEAAGITKYKHRRRAALRKLEETRTDMLRLEDIVSEGERQVSTLKRQVRRTERYREWDTRLTELELRQALAEFNQLMLRRDPLEQAVGELRLELQRIELGLAEAGSRDTELDNQVLGAETERDQAEERLKDTMSRLRTGEREQLVSSERTRALDQACLRLSTESTRLEERLGESSATLESTRARLQETEAAGGDLTGMQREAEDAARASSTRLGEIRRQADTARSSIVQRIERLSRHQSDLARVSANVDSLHQRIADLDEEERLARLDSSLRREKSASLGEELGETQAARIAQEATLEECRVELASAERVLRDKEKEFESRRNELRGATSRRQFLEGILQRFEGVPGGARAVLQQKLEGVLDTLGNLVHSEKDRIRALEAGMGDAASWIVVRDRAALERAAAWLEASGKGDCTFVILEGLPSVTRKAAPAPGLEPLAEGVRCTDAVRPLLELVLANCWLTESLEGLQEINLPAGSFCVTPAGTWFRPPATWHRGLRPEQDQSHLGLRYQLDSLASEITDQEGELQISANAIEQQRTVLEGVRAQVREQEQGLDELRKTLRDLETRNAQLDFAEQNFSKDVESARRNREELVRRCGSEEERERSLKAQIEDLQIEKSSNEDEAAGLFRLLEKLEAENRELVERAGSARLQATEHRMRIENLQREEENLVQFLREGRETLERMAAERSQHQQELARLKAESETRESTLVMLEEARTREQQELDRLRGGLLELKERQKEKHREQDQLHRSKDELTTRLHSAQLELSEIQIRLESLVERAKSDHQTELAVVTDPQELAALLDLDTAAIKREVEELREQIRRLGPVNLLAIEEYDTEKRRLDFLQKQLTDLLEAEAMLKETITRINRVATELFMAAFSKIQTNFDYLFKKLFKTGMATIEMDGSDPLEAKINISATPSGKRIQALTLMSGGEKTLTAIALLFAIYMVKPSPFCILDEVDAPLDDMNIGRFNNIIQEFSEMTQFIIITHNKKTMGYGQSLYGVTMAEPGVSSLVSVQFSEAEKVALA from the coding sequence ATGTATCTGTCCCGCCTGGAACTGCTGGGATTCAAGAGTTTCGCCCAGAAGACCATCGTCGATTTCAACAACGGCGTCACCTGCGTGGTGGGGCCCAACGGCTGCGGCAAGACCAACATCCTCGATTCGATCCGCTGGGTGCTGGGGGAGCAGAAGAGCAGCACGCTGCGCTCCGACAAGATGGAGAACGTGATCTTCAATGGATCACGCAACCGCAAGGCCATGGGCATGGCCGAGGTCAGCCTGACCATCGAGAACAGCCGCAACATCCTGCCGATGGAGTACAACGAGATCACGCTCACCCGACGGCTCTACCGCTCGGGCGAATCCGAATACCTGATCAACCGTGTGCCCTGCCGGCTCAAGGACATCACCGACCTGTTCATGGACACGGGCATGGGCCCCAACTCCTACAGCGTGATCGAGCTCAAGATGGTGGAGGAGCTGCTCTCGGAAAAACCCGATGAGCGCCGCTACCTCTTCGAGGAAGCCGCGGGCATCACCAAGTACAAGCACCGTCGTCGTGCCGCCCTGCGCAAGCTCGAGGAAACCCGCACCGACATGCTGCGCCTGGAAGACATCGTCAGCGAGGGCGAACGCCAGGTGAGCACGCTCAAGCGTCAGGTGAGGCGCACCGAGCGCTACCGCGAATGGGACACACGGCTGACCGAGCTGGAACTGCGTCAGGCGCTGGCCGAGTTCAACCAGCTGATGCTGCGCCGTGATCCACTGGAGCAGGCGGTGGGCGAATTGCGTCTGGAGCTCCAGCGGATCGAGCTGGGGCTGGCCGAAGCCGGCAGCCGCGACACGGAACTGGACAATCAGGTGCTGGGCGCCGAGACCGAGCGCGACCAGGCCGAAGAGCGGCTCAAGGATACCATGAGCCGTCTGCGCACGGGCGAACGCGAACAACTGGTGTCCAGCGAACGCACACGCGCCCTGGACCAGGCCTGCCTGCGGCTGAGCACCGAGAGCACACGCCTGGAAGAGCGTCTGGGCGAGAGCAGCGCCACTCTGGAGAGCACGCGTGCGCGTCTTCAGGAGACCGAGGCCGCCGGCGGGGACCTGACCGGCATGCAGCGCGAGGCGGAAGACGCGGCACGCGCCAGCAGCACCCGCCTGGGCGAGATCCGTCGCCAGGCCGACACCGCCCGCTCCTCGATCGTGCAGCGCATCGAACGTCTCTCGCGTCACCAGTCGGACCTGGCGCGTGTCTCGGCCAACGTGGACAGCCTGCACCAGCGCATTGCCGACCTGGACGAGGAAGAGCGCCTGGCGCGCCTCGATTCCAGCCTGCGCCGCGAGAAGAGCGCCAGCCTGGGCGAGGAACTGGGGGAGACACAGGCCGCTCGCATCGCCCAGGAAGCCACTCTGGAAGAGTGTCGCGTGGAACTGGCCTCCGCGGAGCGTGTGCTGCGTGACAAGGAAAAGGAATTCGAGAGCCGCCGCAACGAGCTGCGCGGGGCCACCAGCCGCCGCCAGTTCCTCGAGGGCATTCTGCAGCGCTTCGAAGGCGTGCCCGGCGGTGCGCGCGCCGTGTTGCAGCAGAAACTGGAGGGCGTGCTGGACACCCTGGGCAATCTGGTGCACAGCGAGAAGGACCGGATCCGCGCCCTGGAAGCCGGAATGGGCGACGCCGCCTCGTGGATCGTGGTCCGGGACCGCGCGGCCCTCGAACGGGCGGCCGCTTGGCTCGAGGCCAGCGGCAAGGGCGACTGCACCTTCGTGATCCTCGAGGGACTTCCTTCCGTCACGCGCAAGGCGGCCCCGGCCCCGGGTCTTGAGCCACTGGCCGAGGGAGTGCGCTGCACGGATGCGGTGCGTCCCCTGCTGGAGCTGGTATTGGCCAACTGCTGGCTGACGGAGTCGCTCGAGGGGCTGCAGGAGATCAACCTGCCCGCCGGCAGTTTCTGTGTGACGCCCGCGGGCACCTGGTTCAGGCCTCCGGCCACCTGGCATCGCGGCCTGCGCCCCGAGCAGGATCAGAGCCATCTGGGCCTGCGCTATCAGCTGGATTCCCTGGCCAGTGAGATCACGGACCAGGAGGGCGAGCTGCAGATCAGCGCCAACGCCATCGAGCAGCAGCGCACCGTACTCGAGGGCGTGCGTGCCCAGGTGCGGGAGCAGGAGCAGGGGCTGGATGAGTTGCGCAAGACCCTGCGTGACCTGGAAACCCGCAACGCGCAGCTGGACTTTGCCGAGCAGAATTTCAGCAAGGATGTGGAAAGCGCCCGCCGCAACCGAGAAGAACTGGTACGCCGTTGCGGCTCCGAGGAAGAGCGTGAACGCAGCCTGAAGGCCCAGATCGAGGACCTGCAGATCGAGAAGTCCTCGAACGAGGACGAAGCCGCCGGACTGTTCCGTCTGCTGGAGAAACTGGAAGCCGAGAACCGCGAGCTGGTCGAACGGGCGGGGTCGGCACGCCTGCAGGCCACCGAGCACCGGATGCGCATCGAGAACCTGCAGCGCGAAGAGGAAAACCTGGTCCAGTTCCTGCGCGAAGGGCGTGAGACACTGGAGCGCATGGCGGCCGAACGCAGCCAGCACCAGCAGGAACTGGCCCGCCTGAAAGCCGAGAGCGAGACCCGGGAATCGACCCTCGTGATGCTGGAGGAGGCGCGCACTCGCGAGCAGCAGGAGCTGGACCGCCTGCGCGGAGGTCTGCTGGAGCTGAAGGAGCGCCAGAAGGAAAAGCACCGCGAGCAGGACCAGTTGCACCGCAGCAAGGACGAGCTGACCACGCGCCTGCACTCGGCCCAGCTGGAACTGTCGGAAATCCAGATCCGGCTGGAATCACTGGTCGAGCGGGCGAAAAGCGATCACCAGACCGAGCTGGCCGTGGTGACCGACCCCCAGGAACTGGCGGCCCTGCTGGACCTGGACACGGCGGCGATCAAGCGCGAGGTCGAAGAGCTGCGTGAGCAGATCCGTCGGCTGGGGCCGGTGAATCTGCTGGCCATTGAAGAATACGACACGGAAAAGCGACGGCTCGATTTCCTGCAGAAGCAGCTCACCGACCTGCTCGAGGCGGAAGCCATGCTCAAGGAGACCATCACACGCATCAACCGCGTGGCCACAGAGCTGTTCATGGCAGCCTTCAGCAAGATCCAGACGAACTTCGACTACCTGTTCAAGAAGCTGTTCAAGACGGGCATGGCCACCATCGAGATGGACGGCAGCGACCCGCTGGAGGCGAAGATCAACATCAGCGCCACCCCGTCGGGCAAGCGGATCCAGGCCCTGACCCTGATGAGCGGCGGCGAGAAGACGCTGACCGCCATCGCGCTGCTCTTCGCGATCTACATGGTCAAGCCCAGCCCCTTCTGCATCCTCGACGAAGTGGACGCGCCCCTGGACGACATGAACATCGGGCGCTTCAACAACATCATCCAGGAATTCAGCGAGATGACCCAGTTCATCATCATCACGCACAACAAGAAGACCATGGGGTACGGCCAGTCGCTCTATGGTGTGACCATGGCCGAGCCGGGCGTGAGTTCGCTGGTGTCGGTGCAGTTCTCAGAAGCCGAGAAGGTGGCCCTGGCGTGA
- the tatC gene encoding twin-arginine translocase subunit TatC: MSADPEGPALTFWDHLDELRTTLFHISITTVVAMVACYALSDSLRDLLLSPFVKAAATIGSGAGSLVLLRPTEGFVVQLKLALFAGLIVSSPLNFWHLWRFISPGLHENERRAALPFISVATLLFLTGVLFGFQILAYTTGFFLQFATAEVSNQWSLSAYIGFVTQMLLAFGIIFELPLVIWILARMGLVTQHTLRQYRRHAIVVILVISAILTPPDPVSQLVMAVPLWLLYELSVLVCVLVLREPRPQEPVSDGAQDDSLGKATGGDEEDGRESTNDAAASEDPSERTDTRGGTRG; encoded by the coding sequence ATGAGCGCCGACCCGGAGGGCCCGGCCCTGACCTTCTGGGATCACCTGGACGAGCTGCGCACCACCCTGTTCCACATTTCCATCACCACCGTCGTGGCCATGGTGGCCTGTTACGCACTGTCCGACAGCCTGCGTGATCTCCTGCTCTCGCCCTTCGTCAAGGCGGCCGCCACCATCGGCAGCGGGGCAGGATCGCTGGTGCTGCTGCGCCCCACCGAAGGCTTCGTGGTGCAGCTCAAGCTGGCCCTCTTCGCGGGCTTGATCGTCAGCAGCCCGCTCAACTTCTGGCATCTCTGGCGCTTCATCTCCCCGGGCCTTCACGAGAATGAGCGCCGAGCCGCCCTGCCCTTCATCAGCGTGGCAACCCTGCTGTTCCTCACGGGCGTGCTCTTCGGCTTCCAGATTCTGGCCTACACCACGGGCTTCTTTCTGCAGTTCGCGACCGCCGAGGTCAGCAACCAGTGGTCGCTCTCGGCCTACATCGGCTTTGTCACCCAGATGCTGCTGGCCTTTGGAATCATCTTCGAACTGCCGCTGGTGATCTGGATTCTGGCGCGCATGGGGCTGGTCACCCAGCATACCCTGCGCCAGTATCGTCGCCATGCCATCGTGGTGATTCTGGTCATCTCCGCGATTCTCACTCCGCCCGATCCGGTCAGCCAGCTGGTGATGGCCGTTCCGCTCTGGCTGCTGTACGAGTTGTCCGTGCTGGTCTGCGTGCTGGTGCTGCGCGAGCCTCGTCCGCAGGAGCCGGTCAGCGACGGAGCGCAGGACGACTCCCTGGGCAAGGCCACCGGGGGGGACGAGGAAGACGGCCGGGAGTCCACGAACGACGCCGCGGCCAGCGAAGATCCTTCCGAGCGCACCGACACCCGCGGCGGAACGCGCGGCTGA
- the purQ gene encoding phosphoribosylformylglycinamidine synthase subunit PurQ, with product MKVGIVVFPGSNCDADTQWVFREVLGQPCRLLWHKETSIGDCELVVVPGGFSYGDYLRTGAIARFSPIMQDVIRHAHAGGLVLGICNGFQILTEAGLLPGALLTNDGLRFLCRDVHLRVERTDSPFTRACHPAQRLRMPIAHHGGRYHADDATLAELERNGQVLFRYCDEQGQVSPEANPNGSRNNIAGVCNREGNVAGLMPHPERNAETVLGNGDGRLLLESLVGTSVTA from the coding sequence ATGAAAGTGGGCATTGTCGTCTTTCCGGGCTCCAACTGCGACGCCGATACCCAGTGGGTCTTCCGCGAGGTGCTGGGCCAGCCCTGCCGATTGCTGTGGCACAAGGAAACCAGCATCGGCGACTGTGAGCTGGTGGTGGTGCCCGGTGGGTTCTCCTACGGTGACTATCTGCGTACCGGGGCCATCGCGCGTTTCAGCCCGATCATGCAGGACGTGATCCGACACGCCCATGCGGGTGGACTGGTGCTGGGCATCTGCAATGGTTTCCAGATTCTGACCGAGGCAGGTCTGCTGCCCGGCGCATTGCTCACCAACGACGGACTGCGTTTCCTCTGCCGCGACGTGCACCTGCGCGTGGAACGCACCGACAGTCCCTTCACGCGCGCCTGTCATCCGGCCCAGCGCCTGCGCATGCCCATCGCGCATCACGGTGGCCGCTATCATGCCGATGACGCCACTCTGGCCGAGCTCGAACGCAACGGCCAGGTCCTGTTCCGCTACTGCGACGAGCAGGGGCAGGTGAGTCCGGAAGCCAATCCCAACGGCAGCCGCAACAACATTGCCGGAGTCTGCAACCGCGAAGGCAACGTGGCGGGCCTGATGCCCCATCCCGAGCGCAACGCGGAAACCGTGCTGGGCAACGGAGACGGTCGCCTGCTGCTCGAAAGCCTCGTTGGAACATCGGTCACGGCATGA
- the purS gene encoding phosphoribosylformylglycinamidine synthase subunit PurS has protein sequence MLQARIRVTLKSGILDPQGVTVAHAMDSLGFRHPDNCRMGKYIELSYPEDSEPASLHEELRKVCERLLVNPNTETYSLSLVRVAADGTETVLEGNGR, from the coding sequence ATGCTGCAGGCCCGTATCCGTGTCACACTGAAGAGCGGCATCCTTGATCCCCAGGGCGTCACGGTGGCCCATGCCATGGACAGTCTGGGGTTCCGCCATCCCGACAATTGCCGGATGGGCAAGTACATCGAACTGAGCTACCCCGAAGACTCCGAACCGGCCAGTCTCCATGAGGAACTGCGCAAGGTCTGCGAGCGCCTGCTGGTGAATCCCAATACCGAAACATACTCGCTGAGCCTGGTCCGCGTCGCGGCCGACGGCACAGAAACCGTGCTCGAGGGCAATGGCCGATGA